Proteins from a single region of Starkeya sp. ORNL1:
- a CDS encoding complex I NDUFA9 subunit family protein: protein MVDDSIPPEPPLADEITEPRAAPMSRLVTIYGGSGFIGRHVVRSLAKQGWRVRVAVRRPDLAGHLQPLGAVGQVTAVQANLRYPASVLRAAEGSEVIINLVGILAEGGRQRFDAVQAFGARQVALAAREVGARMIHGSAIGANASSDSVYAQTKAQGEEAVLAAVPEAVIVRPSIVFGPEDDFFNRFAAMSRLSPILPLIGGGETRFQPVFVGDVASAFVKMVDAQAKPGTIYELGGPEVRSFKELLELTLSEIGRQRVLLPLPFGIAKFQAMFLEMLPKPMLTRDQVKLLAHDNVVSEAAKAEGRTLEGLGVRPTALGAILPSYLWRYRKAGQFSKPEEA, encoded by the coding sequence ATGGTCGATGATTCCATTCCGCCCGAGCCGCCGCTCGCCGACGAGATCACCGAACCGCGCGCCGCGCCGATGAGCCGGCTGGTCACCATCTATGGCGGCTCCGGCTTCATCGGCCGCCATGTGGTGCGCTCGCTGGCCAAGCAAGGCTGGCGCGTGCGTGTCGCGGTGCGCCGGCCGGACCTCGCCGGCCATCTCCAGCCGCTCGGCGCCGTCGGGCAGGTTACCGCGGTGCAGGCCAATCTGCGCTATCCGGCTTCGGTGCTGCGCGCGGCCGAAGGCTCGGAAGTCATCATCAATCTGGTCGGCATCCTCGCGGAAGGCGGCCGCCAGCGCTTCGACGCGGTGCAGGCCTTCGGCGCCAGGCAGGTGGCGCTGGCGGCACGCGAAGTCGGCGCCCGCATGATCCATGGCTCGGCCATCGGCGCCAATGCCAGTTCCGATTCGGTCTATGCGCAGACCAAGGCGCAGGGCGAGGAGGCGGTGCTCGCAGCCGTGCCCGAGGCCGTCATCGTGCGCCCGTCCATCGTGTTCGGGCCGGAAGACGATTTCTTCAACCGCTTCGCCGCCATGTCCCGGCTCTCGCCGATCCTGCCGCTGATCGGCGGCGGCGAGACCCGCTTCCAGCCGGTGTTCGTCGGCGATGTCGCGAGCGCGTTCGTCAAGATGGTGGACGCGCAGGCCAAGCCCGGCACCATCTATGAGCTGGGCGGGCCGGAAGTGCGCAGCTTCAAGGAACTGCTGGAGCTGACGCTGTCCGAGATCGGCCGCCAGCGCGTCCTGCTGCCGCTGCCCTTCGGGATCGCGAAGTTCCAGGCGATGTTCCTGGAGATGCTGCCGAAGCCGATGCTAACCCGCGATCAGGTGAAGCTGCTGGCGCACGACAATGTGGTGTCCGAGGCGGCGAAGGCCGAAGGGCGTACGTTGGAAGGGCTCGGCGTACGGCCGACCGCGCTCGGCGCGATCCTGCCGTCCTATCTCTGGCGCTACCGCAAGGCCGGCCAGTTTTCCAAGCCGGAAGAGGCGTGA
- a CDS encoding tyrosine-type recombinase/integrase, whose amino-acid sequence MRAIYDTPEFWAEYNAALTGTAPAKKGGKVGSLRWGIDRYRASSAWAALAPATRRQRENVFHQVVKSAGDELVSSITQKTIIAGRERRSSKPHAANNFLKAMRGFFEWASGDGQLVKVNPCLGVKTLKGENDDIGFHTWTEEEVSRFESHWRTGTRQRLAFDILLYTGLRRGDAVRLGRQHVRDGLLTLRTEKTGEQVILPVLPVLAASIAATKVGELTFLITERGQPFVKESFGNWFREACTVAGCPGSAHGLRKAGATRAAENGASDRQLMALFGWSTGKMATHYTRAADRKRLAEEAAKLLMPKQSKNKNARTMRSGTGGGPKTSKKSGG is encoded by the coding sequence TTGCGTGCGATCTATGACACTCCGGAATTCTGGGCTGAATATAATGCCGCGTTGACGGGGACGGCGCCGGCTAAGAAAGGCGGTAAGGTTGGCTCGCTGCGCTGGGGCATCGATCGTTATCGTGCCAGCTCGGCCTGGGCTGCGCTCGCGCCTGCGACGCGGCGGCAACGGGAGAACGTCTTCCATCAGGTAGTGAAGTCCGCCGGCGACGAGTTGGTGTCGAGCATCACACAGAAGACCATTATCGCGGGCCGCGAACGTCGGTCCAGCAAGCCCCATGCGGCGAACAACTTTCTGAAGGCCATGCGCGGCTTCTTCGAGTGGGCATCTGGCGACGGGCAGCTAGTTAAGGTCAATCCCTGCCTCGGCGTGAAGACGCTGAAGGGGGAGAATGACGACATCGGTTTCCATACGTGGACAGAGGAGGAAGTGTCCCGGTTCGAGTCCCATTGGAGGACCGGAACGCGCCAGAGGCTCGCTTTCGATATCCTTCTCTACACTGGGCTACGCCGGGGCGACGCCGTGCGGCTTGGCCGCCAGCACGTCCGTGACGGGCTTCTCACGCTCCGCACCGAGAAGACCGGCGAACAGGTGATCCTACCGGTGCTGCCTGTGCTCGCCGCTTCCATCGCTGCGACGAAGGTCGGTGAACTCACGTTCCTTATTACCGAGCGCGGGCAACCCTTCGTGAAAGAGAGCTTCGGAAACTGGTTTCGGGAAGCCTGCACAGTCGCGGGCTGCCCAGGTTCGGCGCACGGCTTGCGGAAGGCTGGTGCGACTCGGGCGGCAGAGAATGGCGCGTCAGATCGTCAGCTTATGGCGCTGTTCGGATGGTCGACCGGAAAAATGGCAACGCACTACACCCGCGCCGCAGATCGCAAGCGGCTGGCGGAGGAGGCGGCGAAGCTGCTGATGCCGAAACAGTCCAAGAACAAAAACGCCCGCACCATGCGTTCTGGTACGGGCGGCGGGCCTAAAACCTCAAAGAAATCGGGAGGTTGA